Within the Gracilinema caldarium DSM 7334 genome, the region GAATGGAGCCATCTGATAGTTTTCCCCCAATACCGATAATAAAGATGGCTCCATATTCGCGGGCCAGCTCCCGTTCCCGTTCCTGGGGAGTCAGTTTAGGGTATCGGCGCAGGGCTTCTTCAGTATGGATAAAGGTGATCTGTTCAGGGAGCACCGGCTCTATTTCTTCATAGTGTTCGCTCACCACAAATTCGGTTCGTTTGAGCACCTCATAGATTTTTTCTACTATCTTTTTCAGGAACGTCCGATTACGCTGACCTTTTTTCATCACCAGCTCCCAATCCCACTGATCAACGTAGATTGAATGAATTGCATCGATATCATCATCGGGTCGTAAGGCATTCATATCAGTATACAACCCGGTCCCTGCCTTGTAACCATAGTCCGCTAAAGCCATCCGTTTCCATTTAGCAAGGGATTGAACCACTTCCATCTCAGTATCCCCCAGGTTTTTAACCGGGAAACGGACAGGCCGTTCAATACCATTCAAGTCATCGTTAATACCTGAACCACGGGGAACAAAGAGGGGGGATGTCACCCGGGAGAGCTGCAGTTCTGCAGAGAGATTACGTTCAAAAAAATCCTTTACCAGCTTAATTGCCTGTTCAGTCTGTTTAAGGCTTAATATTGGCCTATAGTCTTTAGGTAAAATAACAGCCATGAGGTACTCCTTCGGTGCTTACTGTATCAATTGGGAGCCCTGCGAACAAGGGGGCATATATAAAAAACAAATAAAGGTACTGCTTCTACAAAAAACTTTTGTTCTGCTGATGTCTGGATCTACTTTTCGTTCAGGACGATGTCTTTACTTAATATAACGGAGTGTGCATTAGCTCTTTTAGGCTCTGGGCCAGCCTGCTGATCCCTTCATCAATCTGGTCTGCTTCGATGCAGGCAAAACTGAGGCGAATATGGGTTGGGTCCTGAAAGGCTTCCCCTGGCATGATCCGTACGCCAGTTTTAAGAGCATGGGTATACAGGTCAGCGCTTTTTATTCCTTCTGGCAAGCCTATCCAGAGATGCAAACCGCCAGTACAGCTGTGTTGGCTGCAGCCGAGAGGAAGGAGATGTTGTGAAACGGTACTAATGCTGTGTTTATAAAGCCTGCCGTATCGTTCGCGTAATTCATCCATTCGCCTTTTGTGATGATCCCCAGATAGATATAAATCCACAGCCCGTTGCATAAAGCTGTCGGTGGCGATGTCGGAGCTTTGTTTTGCCTGTTCATAAAGATTTTGAAGTGCCGGTGGAACTATGAGGAGCCCAAGCCGCAACCCCGGCAGAAGGACCTTTGAAAAACCCCGAACATAGATAACCCGGCTGTGCTGATCTATCGACTTCAGGTTCAGCGGTTCGGGAGGTTGATCAAAATAAAGATCCGAAAGGAGGTCATCTTCTAAAATATAGGCATCATACTTAGCAGCAAGTTCCAGGAGTCGGTACAGTTCTTCTGTTCCCCAGCTGTAGGTGGTAGGGGTCTGGAAACGGCTCTGAATATACAGGAGCCGTGGTCGCGTTTCTGCAAGCCGTTTCTCCAGAAGATCCATATCCCATCCAGTGGGATACAGCGGTAAGGCGATAGTATCCGCCCCCCGGGACCAGAAAGCTCCCAAAGCTCCCCGATAGGTAGGCGCTTCAAGTATAACCCGATCTCCGGGATGCAGCAGGGCCTTGGAGGTGAGGTCTATTCCCTGCTGAGCTCCGGATACAACCCAGATCGTCGATGGTGGTGCTGAAATTTGCAAAATCTCTTCGGCATATCGGGACAGGGTCTGCCTGAAGGGCGCCCAACCGGCACTGTGTTGATATTCAAAGGCCCAGCCCGCGTCCCGGTCCAGGACTTCATGTAAAATGGTTTTGAACTGATCGACGGGAAAGAGATCCGGTGAAGGGGTTCCTGCCGCAAGGTCCAGAAAGGTTCCATCGTTGGTATGCTGGAAGGCGAGGCTTGACCGAAGATCAGTCTCCGTAATGTCTAAATCTGCAAGGTTTTTTTTATGTCTCACATAGACCCCGCTTCCCGGCCGGGAACGGACCCAGCCTTCCTGTTCAAGAATGCGGTAAGCCGCAACAACGGTGGCAGGATTCACCTGGATGGTGTGAGATAATCTGCGTATGGAAGGGAGCCGCTCCCCATCCATAACCTCTCCCCGGCTGATTGCATGGCGCAGGCTGTCAGCCAGCTGCAGATATAGGGGATTTTCGCTGTCTGTATTTAACATCAGGTTTTCATATTTCATACATTTCCCCAGGGCTCATCATATCATATTGAGAGCATGGTTGTGTTTTTTTACCTGTCAACTGTATCGGTACTGTATTGACAGATCTGGTCCTTGTGGTGGATATTCTACACAGGGAGAGCGTAAAATGGAAGATAGATTTGCAATTAATCGTGACCTGGCCCGGATGCTGAAGGGCGGGGTTATTATGGATGTCGTTAACGTTGAGCAGGCAAAAATTGCCGAAGCCGCTGGTGCAGTAGCGGTTATGGCCCTAGAACGGGTCCCCTCTGATATTCGTAAGCAGGGTGGGGTAGCCCGGATGAGCGACCCTGCCATGATTACTGAAATTAAGAATGCGGTCAGTATTCCCGTCATGGCCAAGTGCCGGATTGGTCATTTTATCGAGGCCCGGATCCTCGAGGCTCTGGGTATCGATTATATTGATGAAAGCGAAGTGCTGACTCCGGCCGATGAGTCCTATCATATTGATAAAAAGAGTTTTCGTATTCCCTTTGTCTGCGGTGCCCGTGACCTGGGTGAAGCCCTGCGCCGCATCGGCGAAGGGGCTGCCATGATACGAACCAAGGGAGAAGCCGGTACGGGCAACGTGGTAGAAGCGGTCCGGCACCTGCGCACCGTGAATGATGGCATCCGCCGGCTGCAGGGTTTACCCCGGGAAGAACTGATGACTGCCGCCAAAGAGCTGGGGGCCCCCTATGATCTGGTCTGCTATGTGGCAGAAAACGGCAAATTGCCGGTGGTCAATTTTGCAGCCGGCGGTGTGGCAACCCCCGCCGATGCGGCCCTCATGATGGCTCTGGGGGCAGATGGGGTTTTTGTCGGTTCCGGCATCTTCAAATCTTCGGATCCAGAAAAACGGGCTAAGGCTATTGTAAAGGCCGTAACCTACTGGCAGGATGCGAAGGTTCTGGCAGAAGTTTCTGCAGGTCTCGGTGAGCCCATGAGCGGTATCGATCTTCGGGATCTGGCACCCCAGGAACGGCTTGCTGAACGGGGCTGGTAAATGAAACGGATTGGGGTATTGGCCCTGCAGGGCGGTGTGGCAGAGCATGCAGAGATGCTCAAAGGCATCGGCGATGTCGAACCGGTGCTGGTTCGTACCGCTGAGGATCTTGCTGCCACCGATGCCCTCATTATACCCGGAGGTGAAAGTACCGCTGTTGGTACCATCCTTGCCCATGACAGCCGGGGGCAGGCTTTACGGGAACTGCTCGTATCTCGAATCCAACAGGGCTTTCCTGTCTGGGGAACCTGTATGGGGGCAATCCTTTTAGCCAGGAGTATCCGTAATGATCATCGGCGGCATCTTTCGGTGATGGATATCGAGGTGCACCGTAATGCCTATGGGAGTCAGCTCGACAGTTTTACCGTATCGGAACCCATCGAAGGCTTAGAAGGCGGGCCCTTCCCCATGGTATTTATCCGGGCACCGGTTATCTCTGAGGTTGGTCCCGACGTTCAAGTCCTTGCCCGGCATAAGGACGCTATTGTCGCCTGCCGACAGGGAAATCTGCTGGCTTCTACGTTCCACCCTGAATTAACCGACGATGACCGATTCCATCGTTACTTTATTTCATTTATTAAAAGGTAGTTTTCCTTCATAGTGATAGGTTAGAACATCTTGCAGGCTGTTGAAATACGTATAACATTTCAACGGCTTGTTTTTCTATTCATCAATTCTTGAGCATCCCTATTTATATAATATAAACTGAAACTATTCACAGTTGAAGTTAACCATGTTACTCTTGTATTAAGGGGATTATTGATTGCAAAGGTTATATTCCACAGGGCTTCTCTATCTTAATAGCACCTTACAGGGCTTGCTTCCCGGTGATAACCTTGTTTGGGAAATCGACACTGATAACCATTATAACTATTTCATACAAT harbors:
- the pdxT gene encoding pyridoxal 5'-phosphate synthase glutaminase subunit PdxT — its product is MKRIGVLALQGGVAEHAEMLKGIGDVEPVLVRTAEDLAATDALIIPGGESTAVGTILAHDSRGQALRELLVSRIQQGFPVWGTCMGAILLARSIRNDHRRHLSVMDIEVHRNAYGSQLDSFTVSEPIEGLEGGPFPMVFIRAPVISEVGPDVQVLARHKDAIVACRQGNLLASTFHPELTDDDRFHRYFISFIKR
- the asnA gene encoding aspartate--ammonia ligase; this encodes MAVILPKDYRPILSLKQTEQAIKLVKDFFERNLSAELQLSRVTSPLFVPRGSGINDDLNGIERPVRFPVKNLGDTEMEVVQSLAKWKRMALADYGYKAGTGLYTDMNALRPDDDIDAIHSIYVDQWDWELVMKKGQRNRTFLKKIVEKIYEVLKRTEFVVSEHYEEIEPVLPEQITFIHTEEALRRYPKLTPQERERELAREYGAIFIIGIGGKLSDGSIHGGRAPDYDDWTTPAEDGTAGLNGDIIVWDPVRKDSLELSSMGIRVDAESMRRQLKITNTEERAHLYWHSRLLAGEFPQTIGGGIGQSRLCMFFLRKAHIGEVQASVWPQETIDLCKQQGVHLM
- a CDS encoding PLP-dependent aminotransferase family protein is translated as MKYENLMLNTDSENPLYLQLADSLRHAISRGEVMDGERLPSIRRLSHTIQVNPATVVAAYRILEQEGWVRSRPGSGVYVRHKKNLADLDITETDLRSSLAFQHTNDGTFLDLAAGTPSPDLFPVDQFKTILHEVLDRDAGWAFEYQHSAGWAPFRQTLSRYAEEILQISAPPSTIWVVSGAQQGIDLTSKALLHPGDRVILEAPTYRGALGAFWSRGADTIALPLYPTGWDMDLLEKRLAETRPRLLYIQSRFQTPTTYSWGTEELYRLLELAAKYDAYILEDDLLSDLYFDQPPEPLNLKSIDQHSRVIYVRGFSKVLLPGLRLGLLIVPPALQNLYEQAKQSSDIATDSFMQRAVDLYLSGDHHKRRMDELRERYGRLYKHSISTVSQHLLPLGCSQHSCTGGLHLWIGLPEGIKSADLYTHALKTGVRIMPGEAFQDPTHIRLSFACIEADQIDEGISRLAQSLKELMHTPLY
- the pdxS gene encoding pyridoxal 5'-phosphate synthase lyase subunit PdxS, whose protein sequence is MEDRFAINRDLARMLKGGVIMDVVNVEQAKIAEAAGAVAVMALERVPSDIRKQGGVARMSDPAMITEIKNAVSIPVMAKCRIGHFIEARILEALGIDYIDESEVLTPADESYHIDKKSFRIPFVCGARDLGEALRRIGEGAAMIRTKGEAGTGNVVEAVRHLRTVNDGIRRLQGLPREELMTAAKELGAPYDLVCYVAENGKLPVVNFAAGGVATPADAALMMALGADGVFVGSGIFKSSDPEKRAKAIVKAVTYWQDAKVLAEVSAGLGEPMSGIDLRDLAPQERLAERGW